One Erysipelothrix amsterdamensis DNA window includes the following coding sequences:
- a CDS encoding Z1 domain-containing protein encodes MGNRYSTPRYDNLRAVIVKKRTEGHTWEEIIEGKFGLFNSIDEFLKNYNSIGLEAPFDDIEWRDLVLLQKEAEQDSLEITDITKASMIVGDNQENDIIIPKNRKSSWVLYKEHLKKANGFDDKAISSIEISCERILKQISNDTRNSLPTKGLVIGNVQSGKTANMAGLMAMASDYGYNMFIVLSGTIDNLRVQTQKRILNDLNHPGNKKWQELGHLSKHSEDRDKSSNLHFSESEMAYFTVVLKNKKRLENLLEWLHLDAHQKENMKILIIDDESDQAGVNTADVNTDERKTIARLINNLVHNKNKNDKEAKGVFHAMNYIGYTATPYANVLNEIGDHTLYPKNFIYTLPQSNLYFGPQQIFGVDESLTEEVGLEGLDIIRKLEDINSREIDELSQVHKGESQDIPTGLEQAILWFILSGAALRTEGHKKPISMLVHSSFKVDHHNQIEKAIEKWFLKNRDNIISKAHILWEQETNRFTLDNFTSTYPTYGVDASDLRDYPLFEELLPELNFIVKEGMGRIQIDENEANDLSYIEGIHLCVDNSKSQFTADEDDYMRLEYPSKKHMLEKAPMFIVIGGNTLARGLTLEGLLCSYFLRTTNQGDTLMQMGRWFGYRRGYELFPRIFMSINAVEKFKFLSELDLELRNEIYNMEVLGQLPEEVGIRIKSSPSLSFMRITSKNKMQRAVEDEVDFTGVMNQTVLFDNDIETIKSNLEITVNFIRSLGKPTPTEMFMFNHSNLVWEDIDFELISTNFFDNFLFSNRSRVFNRINVLQDWIKINTEDRNLGSWNVVFAGLSNDNSSKLDFGNGLSVAKVSRTRKKSNENESDFIDIGVLRGPKDLISDIRIDQYNQLDDELIKKEMNKNPKITHRNYFGLNKTPQLTFYCIDQYSKVKSNPLRSNLDAKGDLIGVVVTIPGGERNQNYIKSIRIDLSKINNKGTIDDVD; translated from the coding sequence ATGGGGAATAGATATTCAACACCGCGATATGATAATTTGCGCGCTGTAATTGTAAAAAAACGAACAGAAGGTCATACATGGGAAGAAATAATAGAAGGGAAATTTGGTTTATTTAATTCAATAGATGAATTCCTGAAAAATTATAATTCTATAGGTCTAGAGGCTCCATTTGATGATATAGAATGGAGAGATTTAGTTTTACTTCAAAAAGAAGCGGAGCAGGATAGTCTAGAAATTACAGATATAACAAAAGCATCAATGATTGTCGGAGATAATCAAGAAAACGACATAATAATTCCTAAAAATCGTAAATCATCATGGGTCTTATATAAAGAACATTTAAAGAAAGCAAATGGTTTCGATGATAAAGCAATAAGTTCAATAGAGATATCATGTGAAAGAATTTTGAAACAAATTTCGAATGACACTAGAAATAGTTTGCCAACAAAAGGTCTTGTGATTGGGAATGTTCAGTCGGGTAAAACTGCGAATATGGCTGGATTAATGGCTATGGCTTCAGATTATGGTTATAACATGTTTATTGTTCTTTCAGGAACGATAGATAACTTGCGTGTTCAAACTCAAAAAAGGATTCTTAATGATCTGAATCATCCAGGTAATAAGAAATGGCAAGAGTTAGGTCATTTATCTAAGCATTCTGAAGACCGTGATAAATCATCAAATTTACATTTTTCAGAGTCGGAAATGGCTTATTTCACAGTTGTACTAAAAAATAAAAAAAGACTTGAGAATTTATTGGAATGGCTTCACTTAGATGCTCATCAAAAAGAAAATATGAAAATTCTAATAATTGACGATGAATCTGACCAAGCAGGGGTGAATACTGCAGATGTAAACACAGATGAACGCAAAACGATTGCAAGACTTATTAATAATCTCGTTCATAATAAGAATAAAAATGATAAGGAAGCGAAAGGAGTATTTCATGCAATGAATTACATTGGGTATACAGCTACCCCATATGCAAATGTATTGAATGAAATCGGAGATCATACACTTTATCCCAAAAACTTCATTTATACACTTCCACAATCAAATCTCTATTTTGGTCCACAGCAAATATTTGGTGTTGATGAATCTTTAACTGAAGAAGTAGGTCTAGAAGGTCTAGATATTATTAGAAAACTAGAAGATATTAACTCTCGAGAAATTGACGAATTATCTCAAGTACATAAAGGTGAGAGTCAAGATATACCTACAGGTCTTGAACAAGCCATACTTTGGTTTATCTTAAGTGGTGCTGCATTGCGTACAGAAGGCCATAAAAAACCAATATCTATGTTGGTTCATAGTAGTTTCAAGGTTGATCATCATAACCAAATTGAGAAAGCTATTGAAAAATGGTTCTTGAAAAATAGAGATAATATAATTTCTAAGGCACATATACTTTGGGAACAAGAAACAAATCGATTTACTTTAGATAACTTCACAAGTACTTACCCTACTTATGGAGTTGATGCTAGCGATTTGAGGGATTATCCTTTATTTGAAGAACTTCTACCCGAATTAAACTTTATTGTAAAAGAGGGTATGGGCCGTATTCAAATTGATGAAAACGAAGCGAATGATTTATCGTATATAGAAGGTATACATCTATGTGTAGATAATAGTAAATCGCAATTTACAGCGGATGAGGATGACTATATGAGATTAGAATATCCGTCTAAAAAGCATATGCTTGAAAAAGCACCTATGTTTATCGTTATAGGAGGAAATACACTTGCTCGTGGTTTAACATTAGAAGGACTGCTCTGTTCATATTTCTTAAGAACGACTAACCAGGGAGATACTCTGATGCAAATGGGACGTTGGTTCGGATATCGAAGAGGGTATGAATTATTTCCCAGAATTTTCATGTCAATTAATGCGGTCGAAAAATTTAAATTTCTATCTGAACTAGATCTAGAGCTTAGAAATGAAATTTATAATATGGAAGTACTAGGTCAGTTGCCAGAAGAAGTCGGAATACGAATAAAAAGCTCACCATCTTTGTCATTCATGCGTATTACTTCAAAAAATAAAATGCAACGTGCTGTTGAAGATGAAGTGGACTTTACAGGGGTAATGAATCAAACAGTTCTATTTGATAATGATATTGAAACTATTAAATCAAACTTAGAGATCACAGTTAATTTTATTAGATCGCTTGGTAAACCAACACCGACGGAAATGTTTATGTTTAATCACTCTAACTTAGTGTGGGAAGATATAGATTTTGAGTTGATTTCGACTAATTTCTTTGATAATTTCTTATTTAGCAATCGTTCGCGAGTATTTAATAGAATTAATGTTCTACAAGATTGGATAAAAATAAATACAGAAGATAGAAATTTAGGGAGTTGGAATGTCGTATTTGCAGGATTATCAAATGATAACTCATCAAAATTAGATTTCGGTAATGGCTTATCTGTTGCAAAGGTCAGTCGTACTCGTAAAAAAAGTAATGAAAATGAGTCGGATTTTATTGACATAGGGGTACTGCGAGGACCGAAAGACTTAATTAGCGATATAAGAATCGATCAATACAATCAACTAGATGATGAACTAATTAAGAAAGAAATGAATAAAAACCCTAAAATAACCCACAGAAATTATTTTGGGTTAAACAAAACTCCACAGTTAACATTTTATTGCATTGATCAATACTCCAAAGTGAAGTCAAATCCGTTAAGAAGTAATTTAGATGCTAAAGGCGACCTAATTGGTGTTGTAGTCACAATCCCAGGAGGCGAAAGAAATCAAAATTATATTAAATCTATAAGAATAGATTTGAGTAAAATAAATAATAAGGGAACAATCGATGATGTCGATTAG
- a CDS encoding M15 family metallopeptidase produces the protein MKIKYQLIVGIILLLITGCKPTSPEITQPIIQNNLTLEGVDLVDDYMRVLKFYEQRDVLSTHRLAYLELKDDLGSIQTMEALNQFEERINAFAKELDDVYQMEEGTRVYRKGILVVDRGHCLPPSYDPGPRYEAENQFLYMQAAALKDGIVLNKISSYRAHEFQNQLYEGNKERYGIELAHRYGGQDGCSEHRSGYGFDIGGEDIETWNELEFTETEAYQWLQKNAYQFGFIQRYPEGKEAETGYAFQPWHYRYVGALSEKIINADKSLDAYLNQFPF, from the coding sequence ATGAAGATAAAATATCAATTAATCGTAGGAATCATACTTCTACTCATCACAGGATGTAAGCCAACAAGTCCCGAAATAACACAACCCATTATTCAAAATAACCTAACACTTGAAGGTGTAGATCTCGTTGATGACTACATGCGTGTTCTTAAGTTTTATGAACAACGCGACGTGCTTTCCACCCATCGTCTTGCTTATCTTGAACTAAAGGATGATTTAGGGAGCATCCAAACCATGGAGGCATTAAATCAATTTGAAGAACGCATCAATGCTTTTGCGAAAGAACTGGATGATGTTTATCAAATGGAGGAAGGAACACGTGTCTATCGTAAGGGAATTCTTGTGGTTGACCGTGGTCATTGTTTACCTCCAAGTTATGATCCCGGTCCACGATATGAGGCTGAAAACCAATTTTTATATATGCAAGCAGCAGCACTTAAAGACGGTATCGTATTAAACAAAATAAGCAGCTATCGCGCGCATGAATTCCAAAACCAGTTGTATGAAGGCAATAAGGAACGGTATGGAATTGAACTTGCCCATCGTTATGGAGGCCAAGATGGTTGTTCTGAACACCGTAGTGGTTATGGATTTGATATCGGTGGTGAAGACATTGAAACATGGAATGAACTGGAGTTTACTGAGACAGAAGCGTATCAATGGCTTCAAAAGAACGCATATCAGTTTGGTTTTATCCAGCGATATCCAGAAGGAAAAGAGGCAGAAACCGGATATGCATTTCAACCCTGGCACTACCGCTATGTTGGGGCACTTTCCGAAAAAATAATAAATGCAGATAAGAGTCTCGATGCTTACCTAAACCAATTTCCTTTTTAA
- the pepF gene encoding oligoendopeptidase F: MAKKLVHRSDVNPEHTWDLSGLFKTEEDYNQTFDELEKEVDTFVSTYKGQLSTPEKIVEALGVYAPMYEKMVHLGTYNSLSASADQSNEETIQRYGLYAIRTTEISNKLTFFTSEISGNDYKTLEDAAHLDEFSKGFLKQILREKPHALSPEVEAAVTALNSALDAPYSIYNRGKLQDMSFDDFEVNGKTYPNSFVLFEGEWEYEIDHDVRHKAFEEFYGKLAEYQHTFAEVYQTQVLKEKALATLKGFDSVIDYLLFDQEVSRDMYDRQIDLITEHLAPHMRKYAQLLQSVHGLDTMSFFDLLMPLDPGFEPDISIEASREKLLEGLSILGDDYLAMVNRAFDERWIDFPQNIGKSTGAFCSSPYGAHPYVLISWTERMREVFVLAHELGHAGHFYLAGQNQNIYDTRPSLYFIEAPSTMNELIMANHLTTQSEDPRFKRWVLSTMISRTYYHNFVTHLLEAAYQREVYRAVDAGKPLSTAGLNAMKRSVLEAFWGDVVTINPNVELTWMRQPHYYMGLYPYTYSAGLTIATEVSQKVLNGTLDIERWKDVLKAGGTKTPLELAKMVDVDLSTDAPLRHTIEHIGSMIDEIIELTEQMK; encoded by the coding sequence ATGGCAAAGAAATTAGTACACCGTAGTGACGTTAATCCTGAACATACATGGGATTTAAGTGGTCTTTTCAAAACGGAAGAGGACTACAATCAAACATTTGATGAGCTTGAAAAAGAAGTCGATACATTTGTTTCTACTTATAAAGGGCAATTAAGCACGCCTGAGAAGATTGTTGAGGCATTAGGTGTCTACGCACCAATGTATGAGAAAATGGTTCACCTTGGCACTTATAACAGCCTTAGTGCTTCCGCAGATCAATCTAACGAGGAAACCATTCAACGTTATGGTCTTTATGCAATCCGTACGACTGAAATTTCAAATAAACTGACATTCTTTACATCTGAAATATCTGGCAATGATTATAAAACATTAGAAGATGCAGCACACCTTGATGAATTTAGTAAAGGATTTTTAAAACAGATTCTTCGTGAAAAACCCCATGCTTTATCACCAGAGGTAGAAGCTGCTGTTACCGCATTGAATAGCGCATTGGATGCACCTTACAGTATTTATAATCGTGGAAAACTTCAAGATATGAGCTTTGATGATTTTGAAGTTAATGGAAAAACGTATCCCAACAGTTTTGTCCTTTTTGAAGGCGAGTGGGAATATGAGATCGATCATGATGTACGTCATAAAGCATTTGAAGAGTTTTATGGAAAACTTGCGGAATACCAACATACTTTTGCGGAAGTCTACCAAACGCAAGTTCTCAAAGAAAAAGCACTTGCAACCCTTAAAGGCTTTGACTCTGTGATTGATTATCTTCTTTTCGATCAAGAAGTATCACGCGATATGTATGACCGTCAAATTGACTTAATCACCGAACATCTCGCACCACATATGCGTAAATACGCTCAATTACTCCAATCAGTCCATGGTTTAGATACCATGTCATTTTTTGATTTGCTTATGCCATTAGATCCTGGATTTGAACCGGATATTTCAATTGAAGCATCACGCGAAAAATTACTTGAAGGATTAAGCATTCTTGGTGATGACTATCTTGCGATGGTTAACCGTGCTTTTGATGAACGTTGGATTGATTTCCCACAAAACATCGGAAAATCTACGGGTGCATTCTGTTCAAGTCCTTATGGTGCGCATCCTTACGTCCTTATTAGTTGGACCGAACGTATGCGTGAAGTCTTTGTCTTAGCTCATGAGTTGGGTCATGCAGGACACTTCTACCTTGCCGGACAAAATCAAAATATTTATGATACACGCCCTTCTCTATACTTTATCGAAGCACCTTCAACTATGAATGAGCTTATCATGGCAAATCACCTAACGACTCAATCTGAAGATCCACGCTTCAAACGATGGGTTCTATCAACAATGATCAGCCGTACCTATTATCATAACTTTGTAACTCATCTTCTTGAAGCTGCTTATCAACGTGAAGTGTACCGTGCCGTTGATGCTGGTAAGCCACTATCAACAGCAGGCCTAAACGCTATGAAACGCTCAGTACTTGAAGCATTTTGGGGTGATGTGGTCACAATTAATCCAAATGTGGAACTCACTTGGATGCGTCAACCGCATTACTATATGGGTCTTTACCCTTATACTTACAGTGCTGGATTAACCATCGCAACCGAAGTAAGTCAAAAGGTCTTGAATGGAACCTTAGATATTGAACGTTGGAAAGATGTATTGAAAGCCGGAGGAACTAAAACTCCGCTTGAACTAGCGAAAATGGTCGATGTTGATCTTTCAACGGATGCACCTCTACGCCATACCATTGAACACATTGGTTCGATGATTGATGAAATTATTGAACTTACCGAACAAATGAAGTAA
- a CDS encoding HAD-IC family P-type ATPase — MQNKKGLTTQQVKQLTQEGKVNRLPKPEIKSNAQIIFSNVFTLFNLYNIIIASALVYVKAWTSLFFMGVIISNTFMFIFQEIRSRNLISKLNIIISPKTTVIRDGERLELDNEDIVLGDLVYYEAGNQISADARIVDGSVEVNESLLTGEVDPVDKTVDAEILSGSFIVSGACYAEIIHVGKDNYAIKVTSAVKTNRVISSELLKTFKTVTKITSFFIIPIGAILLYQGLVLRGQAFDSVIVNTATALLGMLPQGLVLLTTLVLIGAVLKLGSKKTLVQDLYAIETLSQSSVLCLDKTGTLTHGVMKVIHVETLDEILYEYMSSYIENSSDNNATSTAIKDYFEVIPTQLKAVEQIPFSSARKWAGMNFSNNHSVLVGAPDILLPGTRIPEKVESLRRDGARILLVCESLSPVHKDSSLKGILPLAYIALEDPIRDDAYDAIQFFRENDVTAKVISGDNVETVAAIARKAGIENYQNVVDAQSLKTEEDLTEAILNCNVIGRATPNQKLDFVRILQEHGEKVAMTGDGINDVLALKNSDCSIAMGEGSDAALHISQIVVMDGQLSTLVDVVKEGRMVINNITRSASMYYLRTILTIFIAITAVVMNVPFPFIPFQITLTNMFIDGFPSFMLLFQPSYERPKERILNHVLRHAFPNAMTIILLWLFLNIWGTHFGLTTEVVQTMMYFINGYVSIGMIYRIYKPLNLYRTTVLIINVIGFGLATKLFWPLLELQPLSPEHAQFTAILLIVAIPIVIIIHKLALMYIDYTNTKNI, encoded by the coding sequence ATGCAAAATAAAAAAGGTCTAACGACACAACAAGTAAAACAATTAACTCAGGAAGGCAAGGTCAATCGTCTACCTAAACCCGAAATTAAATCAAATGCGCAAATCATTTTCAGTAATGTATTTACGCTTTTTAACTTATATAACATTATTATCGCATCCGCACTTGTTTATGTAAAAGCATGGACAAGTTTATTCTTTATGGGTGTCATCATTTCAAATACATTCATGTTTATTTTCCAGGAAATACGTTCTCGAAATTTAATTAGCAAACTCAATATTATTATCTCTCCAAAAACGACAGTTATTCGTGACGGTGAACGACTTGAACTGGATAACGAAGACATTGTTCTTGGTGATTTAGTTTACTATGAAGCAGGAAATCAAATCAGTGCCGATGCACGGATTGTGGACGGGTCTGTTGAAGTTAATGAATCACTTCTTACTGGTGAAGTTGATCCTGTCGATAAAACGGTTGATGCGGAAATTTTATCTGGAAGTTTTATTGTTAGTGGTGCGTGTTATGCAGAGATTATTCATGTTGGAAAAGACAACTATGCCATTAAAGTAACTTCTGCTGTGAAAACTAACCGCGTTATTTCTTCTGAACTGCTTAAAACATTTAAAACGGTTACTAAAATTACAAGTTTCTTTATTATTCCAATCGGTGCCATTTTACTTTACCAAGGTCTTGTACTACGAGGTCAAGCTTTTGATTCAGTAATTGTTAATACTGCAACTGCGCTACTTGGTATGCTTCCACAAGGTCTAGTACTGCTCACTACCTTAGTCCTTATTGGAGCCGTCTTAAAACTTGGTTCTAAGAAAACACTTGTACAAGATTTATACGCAATTGAAACCTTGTCGCAATCCAGTGTACTGTGCTTGGATAAGACAGGGACATTGACACATGGTGTAATGAAAGTAATTCACGTGGAAACACTTGATGAGATTCTCTATGAATATATGAGTTCTTATATCGAAAATTCAAGTGATAACAATGCTACATCAACTGCAATTAAAGACTATTTTGAAGTCATTCCAACACAACTTAAAGCTGTCGAACAAATACCGTTCTCCTCCGCGAGAAAGTGGGCTGGAATGAATTTTTCTAACAATCACTCAGTGCTTGTTGGTGCCCCTGATATTTTACTCCCAGGAACACGAATTCCTGAAAAAGTTGAATCTTTACGACGGGATGGTGCTCGAATTCTATTAGTCTGTGAGTCCCTATCACCCGTTCATAAAGATAGTTCTCTCAAAGGAATTTTACCGCTCGCTTACATTGCCTTAGAAGATCCAATTCGTGATGACGCTTACGATGCTATACAATTTTTCCGAGAAAATGATGTTACTGCAAAAGTTATATCAGGTGATAACGTAGAAACAGTCGCAGCGATTGCTCGCAAAGCGGGTATTGAAAACTATCAAAATGTTGTAGATGCACAATCTCTAAAAACTGAAGAGGACTTAACAGAAGCAATTCTTAATTGTAATGTTATTGGTCGGGCAACGCCAAATCAAAAACTTGATTTTGTACGTATCCTTCAAGAACATGGAGAAAAAGTTGCCATGACCGGTGATGGTATCAATGATGTTCTTGCATTGAAAAACTCTGATTGTTCTATTGCTATGGGTGAAGGCAGTGATGCTGCCTTGCATATCTCGCAAATTGTCGTTATGGACGGGCAACTCTCGACACTTGTAGATGTTGTGAAAGAGGGGCGTATGGTGATCAATAACATCACCCGTTCCGCATCCATGTATTATCTACGAACAATTCTAACCATATTTATTGCCATTACTGCAGTAGTTATGAATGTTCCCTTCCCGTTTATTCCCTTCCAAATTACATTAACAAATATGTTTATTGATGGATTCCCTTCGTTTATGTTGTTGTTCCAACCCAGTTATGAACGACCTAAAGAACGAATCCTTAACCATGTTTTACGTCATGCATTCCCAAATGCCATGACCATTATTCTGTTGTGGCTCTTCCTAAATATTTGGGGAACCCACTTTGGATTAACAACAGAGGTTGTTCAAACGATGATGTACTTTATTAACGGTTATGTATCCATCGGTATGATTTACCGTATCTACAAACCCCTCAATCTGTATCGAACAACGGTCCTTATCATCAATGTTATTGGATTTGGACTTGCAACGAAACTCTTCTGGCCTCTCTTGGAACTTCAACCACTCAGCCCAGAACATGCGCAATTCACTGCAATCCTTCTGATTGTTGCCATCCCTATTGTAATCATCATCCATAAATTAGCTCTTATGTATATTGATTACACAAATACAAAAAACATCTAG
- a CDS encoding FAD-dependent oxidoreductase: MKKIAIIGGGIVGSTAAYYLSKHGNQVTLYDDSTGQATKAAVGIICPWVSQRRNQEWYQLAREGAAFYQTLNQDLKDTSYYRQSGALITHDKLLDKLYHIALQRRIDAPEMGDVEILEGQALKEKLPPFIQCERALYVSGGAQVDGLKLIKTLQKEAENLTVINKRVYWSRQEYQLMVDGQVYDAVILACGAWLQEQFPNKDLNVKPQKGQLIEFNNILEPNHNYPVFMPQGEIDFLYGNQGQLVIGATHENEKGFNLDIDPNSSEYLKNEAKKHFLDIDKLEIDHVRVGTRAVSSNFSPFYGEVEGEPGVYHASGLGSSGLTTGIIIGKVMSELINRN, translated from the coding sequence ATGAAAAAAATCGCAATTATTGGTGGCGGTATTGTTGGTTCTACAGCTGCCTATTATTTAAGTAAACACGGCAACCAAGTTACCCTATATGATGATTCAACGGGACAAGCAACCAAAGCAGCGGTGGGAATTATCTGTCCTTGGGTTAGTCAACGTCGCAATCAAGAATGGTACCAACTCGCACGTGAAGGAGCAGCATTCTATCAAACGTTGAACCAAGACCTCAAAGACACATCCTACTATCGTCAAAGTGGTGCTTTAATCACTCACGATAAATTATTGGATAAGCTATACCATATTGCATTACAACGTCGCATCGATGCACCCGAAATGGGGGATGTGGAAATTTTAGAAGGACAAGCACTCAAGGAAAAACTACCACCCTTTATTCAATGTGAACGAGCTCTCTATGTTTCAGGTGGTGCACAGGTAGATGGCTTAAAACTAATCAAGACATTACAAAAAGAAGCTGAAAATCTTACCGTAATCAATAAACGCGTGTACTGGTCACGTCAAGAATATCAGCTTATGGTTGATGGGCAAGTCTATGATGCAGTCATCCTTGCTTGTGGAGCATGGTTACAAGAACAATTTCCAAACAAAGATCTTAATGTGAAACCACAAAAAGGACAACTGATAGAATTTAATAACATCCTTGAACCCAATCATAACTATCCAGTATTTATGCCACAGGGAGAAATTGACTTTCTTTATGGAAATCAAGGACAATTGGTCATTGGTGCAACCCATGAAAATGAAAAAGGATTTAATTTGGATATTGATCCGAATTCAAGTGAATACCTCAAAAATGAGGCTAAGAAACACTTCCTAGATATAGATAAACTTGAAATTGATCACGTACGTGTAGGAACACGCGCAGTGAGCTCGAACTTCAGTCCTTTCTACGGGGAAGTAGAAGGCGAACCGGGTGTATATCATGCGAGTGGGCTGGGGTCCTCGGGATTGACTACTGGAATAATTATCGGAAAAGTAATGAGTGAATTAATAAATCGAAATTAA
- a CDS encoding ankyrin repeat domain-containing protein has protein sequence MIKTERIDILNELIEAIHHNDIDSVQTILINDPHVVSHPSGDRLQSPLQEAIQNSRLEIAQLIIETKDNVNFMVQGELEHWQQPILHVAISEALNHSRYPRPQRDGPKNDGVLFDKHLACLKLLLDEGADVHGQDSFGNTPLMRAVLDVINIDLGIVDYEFEEDIRRVFGLLIDKGSDIREATNTRKSIFELYRNHKVMNYIPKG, from the coding sequence ATGATTAAGACAGAAAGGATTGATATTTTGAATGAATTGATCGAAGCAATTCATCATAATGACATTGATTCAGTTCAGACAATCCTTATCAACGACCCACACGTCGTATCTCACCCTTCAGGTGATCGTTTGCAATCCCCACTACAAGAAGCAATTCAAAACAGTCGTCTTGAAATTGCTCAGTTAATTATTGAAACAAAGGATAATGTTAACTTTATGGTTCAAGGTGAACTCGAACATTGGCAGCAACCTATTTTACACGTTGCCATAAGTGAAGCCTTGAATCATTCACGTTATCCCCGACCTCAACGAGACGGCCCTAAAAATGATGGGGTTCTTTTCGACAAGCATCTTGCTTGTCTTAAACTCTTGCTTGATGAGGGTGCGGATGTCCATGGTCAAGATTCATTTGGAAATACGCCTCTTATGCGAGCTGTTTTAGATGTCATTAATATTGATTTGGGAATTGTTGATTATGAATTTGAAGAAGATATTCGTCGTGTGTTTGGATTACTCATTGATAAGGGTTCTGATATTCGTGAAGCTACAAACACGCGTAAGTCTATTTTTGAGCTGTACCGAAATCATAAAGTGATGAATTATATACCAAAAGGATGA
- a CDS encoding PD-(D/E)XK motif protein, whose protein sequence is MTIVDEIRENFASQFSHGLRTIKTADEKSWTIRESNYYGVAIMNINNLEINEQFSNVRLFSSEFQINGGERINLLILSSELNHLRNEFAIICAQFLEPGENKENRILLQTEPFEWWKKWRDLLGNSIKHKKVYDVIGELYCALFLLESKEKNLIWQGPSMNSHDIETETISLDVKTTLIKYAETVTISGQFQLQSNKTLYIYMCKLEESSKGNSIDDLLELIVTAGGRRSDYEEKISQLGYRHGSRDRKIKYRKLEGKRYLVDTAFPAITPSSFVSGKIPDNITKIEYTIDLVGIPNEIW, encoded by the coding sequence ATGACAATAGTTGATGAAATTCGAGAAAACTTTGCATCTCAATTTTCACATGGTTTAAGAACGATAAAAACAGCAGACGAAAAATCGTGGACTATTAGAGAGTCAAATTACTATGGTGTTGCTATCATGAATATAAACAATCTTGAGATTAATGAACAATTTAGTAATGTAAGACTTTTTAGTAGTGAATTCCAAATTAATGGTGGCGAAAGAATTAATTTATTAATTCTTTCATCAGAGCTTAATCATCTAAGAAATGAGTTCGCGATTATTTGTGCTCAATTTTTGGAGCCAGGAGAAAATAAAGAAAATAGAATATTATTACAAACAGAGCCCTTTGAATGGTGGAAAAAATGGAGAGATTTATTAGGTAATTCAATCAAACATAAAAAAGTTTACGACGTAATAGGAGAATTATATTGCGCATTATTCTTGTTGGAATCAAAAGAAAAGAATCTTATCTGGCAAGGCCCTTCAATGAATTCTCATGATATTGAAACTGAAACAATAAGTCTAGATGTAAAAACTACATTGATCAAATATGCAGAAACAGTAACAATTAGTGGACAATTTCAATTACAATCAAATAAAACACTATATATTTATATGTGCAAACTTGAAGAGTCATCAAAAGGAAATTCTATAGATGATTTATTGGAATTAATCGTTACTGCAGGTGGACGTAGATCCGATTATGAAGAAAAAATCAGTCAATTGGGATACAGACATGGAAGTAGAGATCGAAAGATAAAATATCGAAAACTTGAGGGTAAACGATATTTAGTTGATACAGCTTTCCCGGCTATCACACCGAGTTCATTTGTTTCTGGAAAGATACCAGACAACATAACAAAAATAGAGTATACTATTGACTTAGTAGGAATACCAAATGAAATATGGTAG